Proteins encoded within one genomic window of Humulus lupulus chromosome 1, drHumLupu1.1, whole genome shotgun sequence:
- the LOC133788413 gene encoding myb-related protein 308: MGRSPCCEKAHTNKGAWTKEEDDRLIAYIRAHGEGCWRSLPKAAGLLRCGKSCRLRWINYLRPDLKRGNFTEEEDELIIKLHSLLGNKWSLIAGRLPGRTDNEIKNYWNTHIRRKLLNRGIDPATHRPLNESGQETTNTSTTTTATTTTTTTASNTTTTISFAASTVKEEEKTTSVLLNPIQEQCPDLNLELRISPPYPHQQRQPDQLKSGGASLCFACSLGLQNSKECCCTISSMDSNNPSTSVGYDFLGLKSGVLDYRSLEMK, encoded by the exons GGACCAAAGAAGAAGATGATCGACTTATTGCATACATAAGGGCTCACGGCGAGGGTTGCTGGCGCTCACTACCTAAAGCCGCCGGTCTCCTAAGGTGTGGCAAGAGTTGTAGGCTGCGTTGGATTAACTACCTCAGACCTGACCTCAAACGTGGAAACTTTACAGAAGAAGAAGACGAGCTTATCATCAAGCTCCATAGTCTCCTTGGAAACAA ATGGTCTTTAATAGCTGGAAGACTACCAGGAAGAACAGACAATGAGATAAAGAACTACTGGAACACCCACATAAGAAGAAAGCTTCTGAACAGAGGAATTGACCCTGCAACTCACCGGCCACTCAACGAGTCAGGTCAAGAAACGACAAACACTTCCACCACTACAACCGCCAcaacaaccaccaccaccaccgcctcCAACACGACCACCACAATCTCGTTTGCTGCTTCCACTgttaaagaagaagagaaaacgaCAAGTGTTTTGTTAAACCCAATTCAAGAACAGTGTCCTGACTTGAACCTTGAGCTCAGAATTAGCCCTCCTTATCCGCACCAGCAACGCCAGCCAGACCAATTGAAGAGCGGTGGTGCTTCTCTCTGCTTTGCTTGTAGTTTGGGTTTGCAGAACAGTAAAGAGTGTTGCTGTACAATTTCAAGTATGGATAGCAATAACCCAAGCACCAGTGTTGGTTATGATTTCTTGGGCTTGAAATCTGGTGTTTTGGATTACAGAAGCTTGGAAATGAAATAG